A single window of Streptomyces griseoviridis DNA harbors:
- a CDS encoding anti-sigma factor family protein, translated as MQESPGPNEHETVGAYALGILDDAEATAFEAHLAGCEWCAQQLDELAGMEPMLAALADLPGAGTPAIGESLSARPSPRLAEKLVVEVDERRKVRSRRSLFGLAASIVLIVGGPLAVYAATGGSDGSRANEATAPPAQTLFSTMTDKNSATDATTHVTATVATEEKAWGTHAVLQLGNVKGPLKCSLIAVGKNGERETVSTWSVPNWGYGIKNATRAEARNPLYVQGGAAFTPSEIDHFEVMTFTGKKLVQVDA; from the coding sequence ATGCAGGAATCCCCGGGCCCGAACGAACACGAGACCGTCGGCGCCTACGCGCTCGGGATTCTCGACGACGCGGAGGCCACCGCCTTCGAGGCGCACCTCGCCGGCTGCGAGTGGTGCGCGCAGCAGCTCGACGAACTGGCCGGGATGGAACCGATGCTGGCCGCGCTCGCGGACCTGCCCGGTGCCGGGACCCCGGCGATCGGCGAGTCGCTGTCCGCGAGGCCGAGCCCCCGGCTGGCCGAGAAGCTCGTGGTGGAGGTCGACGAACGGCGCAAGGTCAGAAGCCGCCGCAGCCTCTTCGGGCTCGCCGCGTCCATTGTCCTGATCGTCGGCGGCCCGCTCGCCGTCTACGCGGCGACCGGCGGCTCCGACGGCTCCCGCGCGAACGAGGCCACCGCGCCGCCCGCGCAGACGCTGTTCAGCACCATGACGGACAAGAACTCGGCCACGGACGCGACGACCCACGTCACCGCGACCGTCGCCACCGAGGAGAAGGCCTGGGGCACCCACGCGGTCCTCCAGCTCGGCAACGTCAAGGGCCCGCTCAAGTGCTCCTTGATCGCCGTCGGCAAGAACGGCGAGCGCGAGACCGTCTCCACCTGGTCCGTGCCGAACTGGGGCTACGGCATCAAGAACGCCACCCGCGCCGAGGCCCGCAACCCGCTCTACGTCCAGGGCGGCGCCGCCTTCACCCCGAGCGAGATCGACCACTTCGAGGTCATGACGTTCACCGGGAAGAAGCTGGTGCAGGTCGACGCGTAG
- a CDS encoding sigma-70 family RNA polymerase sigma factor has product MSQPSEPDEELMRALYREHAGPLLAYVLRLVAGDRQRAEDVVQETLIRAWKNAGQLNRATGSVRPWLVTVARRIVIDGHRSRQARPQEVDPSPLEVIPAEDEIDKALWLMTLSDALDDLTPAHREVLVETYFKGRTVNEAAETLGIPSGTVRSRVFYALRSMKLALEERGVTA; this is encoded by the coding sequence ATGTCCCAGCCCTCGGAGCCAGATGAGGAGCTGATGCGTGCCCTGTACCGGGAGCACGCCGGACCTCTCCTCGCGTATGTCCTTCGGCTGGTCGCCGGAGACCGGCAGCGAGCAGAGGACGTCGTGCAGGAAACGCTCATCCGTGCCTGGAAGAACGCCGGCCAGCTCAATCGAGCGACCGGATCGGTACGCCCCTGGCTGGTGACGGTCGCGCGCCGCATCGTCATCGACGGTCACCGCAGCCGGCAGGCCCGGCCGCAGGAGGTCGATCCGTCGCCGCTGGAGGTCATCCCCGCGGAGGACGAGATCGACAAGGCGCTGTGGCTGATGACGCTGTCGGACGCGCTCGACGACCTGACCCCGGCCCACCGGGAGGTGCTCGTCGAGACGTACTTCAAGGGGCGTACCGTCAACGAGGCCGCCGAGACCCTGGGGATACCCAGCGGCACGGTGCGGTCACGGGTCTTCTATGCCCTGCGGTCGATGAAGCTCGCACTGGAGGAGCGGGGGGTGACGGCGTGA
- a CDS encoding CGNR zinc finger domain-containing protein encodes MALGTATASHELRFDAGRVCLDLLATDHPEERFDSVPVLRAWIAGAGLVPPGTSLAHVDSSWPPAFRELRERVGQLVRRGLGAEPRSGCEGALARVNEAARAAPPAPRAVLAEDGALVRELAAPPECAALLGAIARDAVELLTDPVARAGLRQCAGDNCPIVYVDSSRGRRRRWCSSEVCGNRERVARHRRRAALTRA; translated from the coding sequence ATGGCACTGGGAACGGCCACGGCCTCCCACGAGCTGCGGTTCGACGCCGGGCGGGTCTGTCTCGACCTCCTGGCGACCGACCACCCGGAGGAACGGTTCGACTCGGTCCCGGTGCTGCGGGCCTGGATCGCGGGCGCCGGCCTGGTCCCGCCGGGCACCTCGCTGGCCCACGTCGACTCCTCCTGGCCGCCCGCCTTCCGTGAACTGCGCGAGCGGGTCGGCCAGTTGGTGCGCCGCGGGCTGGGCGCCGAACCCCGGTCCGGCTGCGAGGGCGCCCTCGCCCGGGTCAACGAGGCCGCCCGTGCCGCGCCGCCCGCGCCCCGCGCCGTGCTGGCCGAGGACGGCGCGCTGGTACGGGAGTTGGCGGCGCCGCCGGAGTGCGCCGCGCTGCTCGGCGCCATCGCGCGGGACGCCGTCGAGCTGCTCACCGATCCGGTCGCGCGGGCCGGGCTCCGCCAATGCGCGGGGGACAACTGCCCGATCGTTTATGTGGATTCGTCCCGGGGGCGCAGAAGGCGCTGGTGTTCGAGCGAGGTCTGCGGAAACCGCGAAAGGGTGGCCAGGCACCGACGCAGGGCGGCGCTCACTCGCGCGTAG
- a CDS encoding uroporphyrinogen-III synthase yields MDEGQQPQGPHEPQDPHSPDEPQGPQGHQGPHKPQDPHAPAAPPAPLAGFTVGVTAARRADELAALLGRRGAAVLHAPALRIVPLADDSDLRAATEDLVERPPDTVVATTAIGFRGWLGAADGWGLGEPLLDRLRGAEVLARGPKVKGAIRAAGLTEAWSPPGESLAEVLDRLLAEGVEGRRIAVQLHGEPLPDLMAALRAGGAEAVGVPVYRWLPPADIGPLDRLLDATVSRGLDALTFTSAPAAVSLLERAERRGLLPELLGALREDVLPVCVGPVTAGPLRARGVDTVEPERFRLGPLVQVLGAQLPARKPVLPVAGRRVQIRGHAVLVDDDLRPVPPAGMSLLRALARRPGWVVARSELLRALPGSGRDEHAVESAVARLRTALGAPELIRTVVKRGYRLALDPAPEPAPAGG; encoded by the coding sequence ATGGACGAAGGACAGCAGCCCCAGGGCCCCCACGAACCTCAAGACCCACACAGCCCCGACGAACCTCAGGGTCCACAGGGACACCAGGGCCCTCACAAACCCCAAGACCCCCACGCCCCCGCCGCACCCCCCGCCCCCCTCGCCGGCTTCACCGTCGGGGTCACCGCCGCGCGTCGGGCCGATGAGCTGGCCGCCCTGCTGGGGCGCCGGGGGGCCGCCGTTCTGCACGCGCCCGCCCTGCGCATCGTGCCGCTCGCCGACGACAGCGACCTGCGCGCCGCCACCGAGGACCTCGTCGAGCGGCCCCCCGACACCGTCGTCGCCACCACCGCGATCGGCTTCAGGGGGTGGCTCGGGGCCGCCGACGGGTGGGGACTCGGCGAGCCGCTCCTCGACCGGCTGCGCGGCGCCGAGGTGCTGGCCCGCGGGCCCAAGGTGAAGGGCGCGATCCGGGCCGCCGGGCTGACCGAGGCGTGGTCGCCGCCGGGCGAGTCCCTGGCCGAGGTGCTCGACCGGCTGCTCGCGGAGGGCGTCGAGGGCCGCCGGATCGCCGTCCAGCTGCACGGGGAGCCGCTGCCCGACCTGATGGCGGCGCTGCGGGCCGGCGGGGCCGAGGCGGTCGGGGTGCCGGTGTACCGGTGGCTGCCGCCCGCGGACATCGGGCCGCTCGACCGGCTCCTCGACGCCACCGTCTCCCGCGGCCTCGACGCGCTCACCTTCACCAGCGCGCCCGCCGCCGTGTCCCTGCTGGAGCGGGCGGAGCGGCGCGGACTGCTGCCCGAACTCCTCGGCGCCCTGCGCGAGGACGTCCTGCCGGTCTGCGTCGGGCCGGTCACCGCTGGGCCGTTGCGGGCCAGGGGCGTCGACACCGTCGAACCCGAACGGTTCAGGCTCGGCCCGCTGGTCCAGGTGCTCGGCGCGCAACTCCCGGCCCGTAAGCCGGTGTTGCCGGTCGCCGGTCGCCGGGTGCAGATCCGGGGGCACGCGGTGCTCGTCGACGACGACCTCAGACCCGTGCCACCGGCCGGGATGTCCCTGCTGCGGGCCCTGGCCAGGCGGCCCGGCTGGGTGGTGGCGCGGTCCGAACTGCTGCGCGCGCTACCGGGATCGGGGCGCGACGAGCACGCCGTGGAGAGCGCGGTGGCCCGGCTGCGGACGGCGCTCGGCGCCCCTGAGCTGATCCGGACGGTGGTGAAGCGCGGGTACCGGCTGGCGCTCGACCCGGCGCCCGAACCGGCGCCCGCTGGCGGCTGA
- a CDS encoding acyltransferase family protein, translating into MTHGYTTGQPSYEIPRQRPTDPESATGPLDAAGPGTGARPDDAQPPAPAPKKPGRDRYLDLLRSIALVRVVVYHLFGWAWLTVLFPSMGVMFALAGSLMARSLKRPALGVIRGRVRRLLPPMWAFGVVALAMMFAGGWNPTKDPDLGGGTWSIVELLNYLVPVGAPPYPWHIGSKSGLLEDTWAVQAAGPLWYLRAYLWFVVASPLLLWAFRRVPWATVLAPLALTAVVGTGLVTIPGETGNAVTDFAVYGGCWVLGFAHNDGLLKKIPRYLAVSLSALLMAFGLWWASGHLGPDGWDLNDIPLAQAAWSFGFVVILLQYSPSWQELPGKLARWDKLVTLSNNRAVTIYLWHNFLIMATVPIIDLAYDLPFMENARASAALDLTYNLWMFVLVWPLIGLTVLALGWIEDLAAKRSPRLWPNGVRRGAGRRRS; encoded by the coding sequence ATGACCCACGGATACACGACGGGACAGCCGTCGTACGAGATACCGCGGCAGCGCCCCACCGACCCGGAGTCCGCGACCGGGCCCCTGGACGCCGCCGGGCCCGGGACCGGTGCCCGGCCCGACGACGCGCAGCCGCCCGCGCCCGCCCCGAAGAAGCCGGGCCGGGACCGCTATCTCGACCTGCTGCGCTCCATCGCCCTGGTCCGCGTGGTCGTCTACCACCTGTTCGGCTGGGCCTGGCTGACGGTCCTCTTCCCGTCCATGGGCGTGATGTTCGCGCTCGCCGGTTCGCTGATGGCGCGCTCGCTGAAGCGGCCCGCCCTCGGTGTGATCCGGGGCCGGGTGCGCCGTCTGCTGCCGCCGATGTGGGCCTTCGGCGTGGTGGCGCTCGCGATGATGTTCGCGGGCGGCTGGAACCCCACCAAGGACCCCGACCTCGGCGGCGGCACCTGGAGCATCGTCGAACTCCTCAACTACCTCGTCCCGGTCGGCGCCCCGCCCTACCCGTGGCACATCGGCTCCAAGTCCGGCCTCCTGGAGGACACCTGGGCCGTCCAGGCGGCGGGGCCGCTCTGGTACCTGCGGGCCTACCTGTGGTTCGTGGTGGCCTCGCCGCTGCTGCTGTGGGCGTTCCGCCGGGTGCCGTGGGCGACCGTCCTCGCGCCGCTCGCGCTGACGGCGGTCGTCGGCACCGGACTCGTCACCATCCCCGGCGAGACCGGCAACGCGGTCACCGACTTCGCGGTCTACGGCGGCTGCTGGGTCCTCGGATTCGCCCACAACGACGGCCTGTTGAAGAAGATCCCGCGCTATCTCGCCGTCTCCCTCTCGGCGTTGCTGATGGCGTTCGGCCTGTGGTGGGCCTCCGGCCACCTCGGCCCCGACGGCTGGGACCTCAATGACATCCCGCTCGCCCAGGCCGCCTGGTCCTTCGGTTTCGTGGTGATCCTGCTCCAGTACTCGCCGTCCTGGCAGGAACTGCCCGGCAAGCTGGCCCGCTGGGACAAGCTGGTCACCCTCTCCAACAACCGCGCGGTCACGATCTACCTGTGGCACAACTTCCTCATCATGGCCACGGTCCCGATCATCGACCTCGCCTACGACCTGCCGTTCATGGAGAACGCCCGCGCCTCGGCGGCCCTCGACCTCACCTACAACCTCTGGATGTTCGTGCTGGTCTGGCCGCTGATCGGGCTGACCGTGCTGGCCCTCGGCTGGATCGAGGACCTCGCGGCGAAGCGCTCACCACGGCTGTGGCCCAACGGCGTCAGACGCGGCGCGGGACGCCGCAGAAGCTGA